In Acidimicrobiales bacterium, one DNA window encodes the following:
- a CDS encoding RNA polymerase sigma factor translates to MTEQELARAGPNARLLELYERAVPQVYGYLLPRCGSMAEAEDLTAEVFLAAVRRPPEELNIAWLVAVARHKLVDQWRRDERDRQRLAALAAEAPAEEDPWDAQLDSAQAHQVLAGLGGHHRAALTLRYLDGLRVPDVAQHLGRTVHGTEALLTRARQAFRRAYEQGEAGD, encoded by the coding sequence GTGACCGAGCAGGAGCTTGCAAGGGCCGGCCCGAACGCGAGGCTCCTCGAGCTGTACGAGCGCGCCGTGCCTCAGGTCTACGGGTACCTGCTGCCCCGGTGCGGGAGCATGGCCGAGGCTGAGGATCTCACGGCCGAGGTCTTCCTTGCTGCCGTGCGTCGCCCTCCCGAGGAGTTGAACATTGCCTGGCTGGTGGCGGTTGCACGCCACAAGCTGGTGGACCAATGGCGGCGGGACGAGCGCGACCGGCAACGGCTCGCTGCCCTTGCCGCCGAAGCCCCCGCCGAGGAAGACCCCTGGGACGCCCAGCTCGACTCCGCCCAGGCGCACCAGGTTCTGGCCGGCCTCGGTGGCCACCATCGGGCCGCACTCACCCTGCGCTATCTCGACGGGCTTCGTGTCCCCGACGTGGCCCAGCATCTGGGCCGCACGGTGCATGGCACCGAGGCGCTGCTGACCCGAGCCCGCCAAGCCTTCCGTCGAGCCTACGAGCAGGGAGAGGCCGGTGACTGA
- a CDS encoding VOC family protein produces MTDPFEGLRLTDAPLAPRPEFVAQLRRRILATITHDQPDEEEPMLTATTTIDRVEPYLSVADAWAAIEFYRRAFGATLIGDPIVMADGSIGHSELAVGDSVIRVAGEHPPEGVRHPVTLGGTTVQLYLTVDDADAVVARAREAGAEVLRPVADVHGSRTGKVRDPFGHNWFVRTRVDPG; encoded by the coding sequence GTGACTGATCCCTTCGAGGGCCTACGCCTGACGGACGCTCCGCTCGCCCCCCGTCCTGAGTTCGTCGCTCAGCTACGGCGGAGGATCCTGGCAACGATCACTCACGACCAACCTGACGAGGAGGAGCCAATGCTCACTGCTACAACGACCATCGACCGGGTCGAGCCCTACCTCTCGGTGGCCGACGCCTGGGCTGCCATCGAGTTCTACAGGCGGGCGTTTGGGGCCACCCTGATCGGCGACCCGATCGTCATGGCTGACGGGAGTATCGGTCACTCCGAGCTCGCCGTCGGCGACAGCGTGATCCGTGTGGCAGGAGAGCACCCTCCCGAGGGTGTCAGGCATCCCGTCACCCTGGGAGGCACGACGGTGCAGCTCTACCTCACGGTGGACGATGCCGACGCCGTGGTGGCCAGAGCACGTGAGGCAGGGGCTGAGGTTCTTCGTCCGGTGGCAGACGTCCATGGATCCCGAACCGGCAAGGTGCGGGACCCCTTCGGCCACAACTGGTTCGTCAGGACCCGGGTAGACCCAGGTTGA